A single genomic interval of Tursiops truncatus isolate mTurTru1 chromosome 1, mTurTru1.mat.Y, whole genome shotgun sequence harbors:
- the MYCL gene encoding protein L-Myc, which yields MCMCAGCRAAPSRRGAGTLQAVGGGSEGADMDFDSYQHYFYDYDCGEDFYRSTAPSEDIWKKFELVPSPPTSPPWGSGPGAGDPAPGIGPPEPWPGGGAGDEAESRGHSKAWGRNYASIIRRDCMWSGFSARERLERVVSDRLAAGAPRGNPPKAPAALDCAPSLEAGNPAPAAPCPLGEPKTQACSGSESPSDSEGEEIDVVTVEKRQSLGVRKPVTITVRADPLDPCMKHFHISIHQQQHNYAARFPPESCSQGEAPGRGPQEEGLERDVPEEKEDEADEEIVSPPPVEREPPQSCHPKPVSSDTEDVTKRKNHNFLERKRRNDLRSRFLALRDQVPTLASCSKAPKVVILSKALEYLQALVGAEKRMATEKRQLRCRQQQLQKRIAYLSGY from the exons ATGTGCATGTGTGCGGGCTGCCGGGCTGCCCCGAGCCGGCGGGGAGCCGGTACGCTCCAGGCGGTCGGCGGCGGGAGCGAG GGAGCGGACATGGACTTCGACTCGTACCAGCACTATTTCTACGACTATGACTGCGGGGAGGATTTCTACCGCTCCACGGCGCCCAGCGAGGACATCTGGAAGAAATTCGAGCTGGTGCCGTCGCCCCCCACGTCGCCGCCCTGGGGCTCCGGTCCCGGCGCCGGGGACCCGGCCCCCGGAATTGGTCCTCCAGAGCCGTGGCCCGGAGGGGGCGCCGGGGACGAGGCAGAATCCCGGGGTCACTCGAAAGCTTGGGGCAGGAACTACGCCTCCATCATCCGCCGTGACTGCATGTGGAGCGGCTTCTCGGCCCGGGAACGGCTGGAGAGAGTGGTGAGCGACCGGCTCGCTGCTGGCGCGCCCCGGGGGAACCCGCCCAAGGCGCCCGCCGCCCTGGACTGCGCTCCCAGCCTCGAAGCCGGCAACCCGGCGCCCGCTGCCCCCTGTCCGCTGGGCGAGCCCAAGACCCAGGCCTGCTCGGGGTCCGAGAGCCCAAGCGACTCGG AGGGTGAAGAAATCGACGTTGTGAccgtggagaagagacagtcccTGGGTGTCCGGAAGCCGGTCACCATCACAGTGCGAGCAGACCCTTTGGACCCCTGCATGAAACACTTCCACATCTCCATCCATCAACAACAGCACAACTATGCCGCCCGTTTTCCTCCAgaaagctgctcccaaggagaggcTCCAGGGCGAGGGCCCCAAGAAGAGGGTCTGGAGAGAGATGTaccagaggaaaaggaagatgaggcagatgaagaaattgtgaGCCCTCCGCCTGTAGAAAGAGAGCCTCCCCAGTCCTGCCACCCCAAACCTGTCAGTTCTGACACTGAGGACGTGACCAAGAGGAAGAACCACAACTTCCTGGAGCGCAAAAGACGGAATGACCTCCGTTCCAGGTTCTTGGCCCTGAGGGACCAGGTGCCCACCCTGGCCAGCTGCTCCAAGGCCCCCAAAGTAGTGATCCTGAGCAAGGCCTTGGAATACTTGCAAGCCCTAGTGGGGGCTGAGAAGAGGATGGCTACAGAGAAAAGGCAGCTCCGGTGTCGGCAGCAGCAACTGCAGAAAAGAATTGCGTACCTCAGTGGCTACTAA